One window of the Trypanosoma brucei gambiense DAL972 chromosome 5, complete sequence genome contains the following:
- a CDS encoding T. brucei spp.-specific protein, with product MRIFVVFLVLAGAFAVQAKTWNAKFSGKGHPLAQTEEEHQKEHCEFLDEIIDEYMDGSGGSGNFCDGMPGPDVSNFTCKCAADERNTGGLPWCRYLKNCTVAVSGVNYTCDGDDSGRVKCIQRIQTQPPQVGKAEGEASPTQNNEEIKAAPEEKPKTDREEESVVHGNDNVTDQKKGDDRSNENAEAIPRNEDNKKVADIGGNGVNDKHNETTTEGDDTRNKLQLPHRNQSLPQAQEKNNNTNHPTSQNDKQNETTEPPPENSATPEAHGVDRPTQNGGIKSPLPLLIIKIYFAAVSFLLLSIF from the coding sequence ATGAGGATATTTGTCGTGTTTTTAGTCTTGGCGGGTGCATTCGCTGTTCAAGCTAAGACATGGAACGCGAAATTTTCTGGAAAAGGCCACCCTCTCGCACAAACGGAGGAGGAACACCAAAAAGAACACTGCGAATTCCTCGATGAAATAATAGATGAGTATATGGATGGTTCCGGCGGTTCCGGCAATTTTTGCGATGGGATGCCCGGTCCTGACGTCAGCAACTTTACATGTAAATGTGCGGCGGATGAACGAAATACGGGTGGGCTGCCATGGTGCAGATATCTCAAAAATTGCACCGTAGCGGTCAGTGGGGTTAATTACACATGCGATGGGGACGACAGTGGCCGAGTGAAGTGCATCCAACGAATTCAAACTCAGCCACCTCAAGTTGGAAAAGCTGAGGGAGAGGCATCGCCAACTCAAAACAATGAAGAAATTAAAGCAGCGCCTGAAGAAAAACCGAAAACTGATAGAGAAGAAGAGTCGGTCGTTCATGGAAATGATAACGTCACCGATCAGAAGAAAGGTGATGATAGAAGTAATGAAAATGCGGAAGCAATCCCGAGAAATGAAGACAATAAAAAGGTTGCTGATATTGGAGGGAATGGAGTTAATGACAAACACAATGAAACCACCACTGAAGGCGATGACACCCGAAACAAACTTCAATTACCACATCGAAATCAATCGTTACCGCAGgcccaagaaaaaaacaataatacaAACCACCCGACATCACAGAATgataaacaaaatgaaacgaCGGAACCACCTCCTGAAAACTCCGCCACCCCTGAGGCGCATGGAGTTGATCGCCCTACACAAAATGGCGGTATTAAATCGCCGTTGcccctcctcatcatcaaaaTATATTTTGCCgcggtttcttttttgctcctcAGTATATTCTGA